Part of the Henckelia pumila isolate YLH828 chromosome 2, ASM3356847v2, whole genome shotgun sequence genome is shown below.
GATCTTtgtaaattttaatcatttttttttttatttggagtGTTGAAATATCGATATACATGCACGTCAGCGTCACATTAGTGTTATATCGACATCACGTTGAAAAAAGACCAAAATtgtcagaaaataaaaatatggacTGAAACTTAAAATTGACAATACAAAAAACTACAATTGCATAGAGATGaccattttttttaacaaaaagataaatagataaattaataaatgaaaTTTTCTCGCATAATAATATTATCAATCCTTTTAAATACTATATGTCAACCAAGtagttcatattttttttatgacgtaAGAACCCACATTCACTATCTTTCAGTACACATTAGCTAAATCTCGAATTAACGCAATATTCTGAAAATTACGCTAGCCAATGATCATACTCTTGCCTCTTTTGGGGTTGTTCAATAGAAACTGTtggatttcaaagaattttatCCTTTGTTTAGTTTGTAAATATTGATTTGGTTGGGTTGTAATGAAATGCTATtttcgtaatatatatatatatatatatatatatgtgtgtgtgtgtgtgtttaattattaatcGAAACTTGTATGCCACGGCCCACGAGGAAAGTTAAAGCTCAGCCCAGATAATCTATTTGGCCCACGTAGCTCGTACTGGGCTGGGCTGGGCTGGATTTAACAATGTTAATTGTTTAAAGGAAGCACAAATGCACAATGCCTATTTTCAAAAGAATCAGGGGTTCTGAAAAATGGCAACATCATCTTTAAATAATTTGCTATCATtaacaaaattataattaatgatAACAATATGGCTCGATTCTTTCAAATTATACGACCATCCAGACGTTATGTTTTGATATGATCTCTTGTAACACAATTGACTATCGTTCTATAAAAATTCTAATTATTTGCATTATATGTGATTCCCATTAATCATACATTAAATTCAATATCAATTATAGTATCGAACAATTGTTATATTATCGAACATGATAGTTGAtgacaattataacttaatcacCATAGCAATTAGCAACATGCAAAACGGCGCATTTCGATCTCCTATATTATAAAACGGTATAATATAATTACAATTATATGGCATTGATACATTTAAGTAACCATTcatacattttaattattcgAAATGTAATATTCAACAGTGATGAGTCATGTTTACTCATGTATTTGTACAAAATATTAATACATCATGTGAAACATCAAGATCTCAACCATCTATGATCATACTTTTTAgagtaaatatatttatatttgttttttaatagagtcaatatatttatatttgttttttaataaatatgaatatatttgtgatattattattgtataCTCTAGCATTTCTTTTGAGCGTGCatgttttataaaaaattaattaatgaataaaatatatgtatGACAAtgcaatatttatatttttttttgaccgCAAATAACAATTTCCATTAACTCAAATATATCACTTTATACAAAAGACAGATCCTTAGATACAAATAACTCATTGCTATGGGACAAAAGTTCGCGACACTCCAAGTTATGCCAACACTGAAAACTTTTCTGTGCAAAGAAATGTGTTAACGTGTTAGCAGCACGTGCACAATGATCTAAAatgaataatattaaaaaaattatcacaAAATTCTCATAATCTCGTAAGGCCGTCTCATGAATTAATTATATAAGATAAATCTCCTAATATATCATACccatgaaaaaatataatattttaatattaactCGTTTGGTAGATTTGATAACTTCAGGATTAATTTGCAAGCCCATGTTTGTCTCAATTTTCGagcttaaataaacatatggaTTGATAGAAATATATTGTAGTAGCTGGATAATGAATCTAACACTTTTGCCATTGATTAATTTTGTCCATATGGATTACACACCATCATTTACCATACTACCCCttcaatataataataaataataaaatcacaACTTATTCATGAAGGGGTGGATGAGAGAATTGAGGGAAGTAAGGGTATTTTGGTcatgacataaaatatatattaatcaatACCACTAATATATCACACACCAAACATAATATTAACTATCAAATACAAATATAATCTTTTTTTattaaagtattattttttaatttatatataaattggtTGGACTATTCTCGTGAAAAATATCTGTGGACTCTCTTATacttattcaaaattttaatactATAATGAATTAGTAAtaagttttaaaaattcataaaatttcaaaataattacGAATGTTcccttttaaaaatattattttaaagtcaaaaaaagagaaaataCTTAATCACTTATCTAAATCttactatttattaaaaaaGAAAACGGAATCTGACTATCTTACAATTTAATTACGATTCTATTAATTACCAACTAACTTCTAAATTTCTAATTGACCTGTgaacttttatttaaaaataaaattatcctCGTTATATAACTTTCCATatccatgaaaataattttttttattttttatttttaaatgttcatgcatatttttatattatctatAATTTATCATATTCTACTAAAatactctttttttttaatctctaTCTTTATccaacttttaaaatttaaattaaataatcatatcAATTCATAACATAAAGAATTATTATATATCAGCGTTCCTTGAATGCGATACATGCATATACATAAcattttttttgattttgttgGAAATTAAAACATAATCGCAATTTTATCTCACACTTcactaattaattaaaaattagttaattaaagaatctcataaaatatatatttaaaattttaatataatctcGTGAAATTCACAAAATATCATAATTTCGCGGACACCActactattaattaaatataaaatatttaaataaaacttgttattttttaaagtttCGTCACAATCAAAACCCAGAGATTATCATAATAAAATCCCAAGGTCAGATTTTCTCCTATAATCTCGTCGCATGAAGAAATTTCGAGGAAACCACCTTTACGTgatgattatattattttaaactctCGTATGCAAATCCTTGCTGCTCTCTCGGACCTCTCTTTGTTTTCTCTTTCTGCACGATTGAATCACACCCATCTCTTAATAGTTATTTTAACCAATACTGCGTAAAGGAAGCAATTCGTGATCTTCTTTTTCATACTCTTTGGTCATTTTCATGCATATATATCTTTGAAGTGGACGAACGCCAGAAAAGATTGctacttttttgttttttcgGTTCAAAAGCCGTTTGTCTCATTGGGTTGTTCTTGATTTCACCTGGGTTTTCTCGTATTCAAGCTGCCTCTGACTTTCGGAAGGTTCGCATTAAAAAGGTGAAATATTTGCGTTAATGTTGTATGCTCATACATTTTTTCTCTTCTGGTTATTTCGCGTAGATTAATGCGACCGATGATGTATAAATTTTGTTGTTTCAGCAATTTTGAGTCATTGTTGGGAATggttgttattttgtatttatatGCTTTGAGAGTGGATCAACGATGATTGTTGAATCTATATTTGAATCAACATGTTTGAATAGTTTAGCGGATGTGATGAGAAGTATTGATTTTGTGATAATTTGAAGATGCACACCTGATGATTTGGTGATCTAAGCTATTGGATTTCACGCATTCTTTCAGGGTAAGGAGCTGTCAAAAGGGTGATTTGGTTGTTATATACTGTTATCATCCAACTTGACACGGGTATTGAGGTTGAACAAGAACTGTACAGTATCACATCTTGTTTTTCCGCGAATTTTGGACTTGATTGATGAATGATTGATTAGCATATTTATGGCTCTTCATCGGGTACACTCTGAGGGCGAGGATCTGGACAGAGAACCGTTGACTACCACCAACTTTCGAGGTGTTCATCTTCATAGCTCGCGTAATCCTGGTGCAGTGAGACCGAAGGCCTCTATATTTGATGGAGATGGCAATTATTATAACAAGGAATGGGATCTTTTGGAGGGCAGAGGCAAAGAGTTCTGTTGGTATCATGTGGAACTTCCGAAAGGGAATCAAAAACTATCACAATCTGCACAATACCTCATTGACTTGCTCTGTCCGCCCCTTAAACTTCAAGACATCCTCTCACTTGTTAGCAATGGACCCTTCTGTGGACATGTAGATGGTGCTCTGGTATTCAGAGTTAATTCACCTGGCCCTGCTTCTAGTAGATTTACATTCAGAATTGCTGCAAGAGTTACAGAGAATTCTGTTATAACGGTGTCATTAGGTCGTGTCCCAAGATTGGGTTTCTCCCCAGCTAACAAGTCGCTGCTATCGGAGATTCCAATCGTGGAAGGTTCGAATTATGGTGGCAGTGAAGCGAAGGATAGTGGTAGGATGGTGATTAAGGAACATGTCCTTGATTTTCTGTTGACAATGAATCATTCAGAGGGGGCTGATAATCCTGTGCCGAAATCTATTTCCAATCTCGTCGTTCACATAATTGACACACACGTAGATCACCTTCAGGATGTTGTGATCAAGCTTGAGCTTGATCTGGATTCAGTTGAGTTGGAGATGGACAAAGGTTTGCTCCCAATTTCTTTACTTTGTTCCCATATTGCAATCTTTCGCCTGACCACCATAATAATACACTGCTAGGATACCATCCTATTTTCATGTTACAATTTTCTATAGTTCTTCCTTTTCTAATCTTAAATTAAAGGCTATTTTCGAGCAGATAATAAAAGATATACTTGTGTTACGACCATTTATGCAAGTAATTTAAACTTTATGGTTTGTTCTTGGGCTCATtccttcttgtttttatttgatcttTGATTCTTTGCTAATTATGAACAAATTGATTTCCGTGTGTTGCCTACAATTTTAGGCAAATATCTCGAGTTCTTTTGAAGTGGTTACTGTGAATTATAGCTTAAATGGGCTTAGCTGGTCTATTAGGAAACATTGTCTGTCAAGAAATCAATGTTACTCATTAAGTTTCTACATTGAATCAAACCAACATGATAAGTAATGAAAATTCTGCATGTATAATCTTAATTTGATCTATTTCTTTCAGAGTATGTAATAGTGAAGGTTGGGGCATTCAGAAAGAACTTTCTCATCCTTGATCATATTATCTtgaagcaaaagaaaataaattaattaagattaGTAGCACGTGTCTGGTCAAATCTGTTTAAGATTTAACCTTAGATTTCAagataaaaaccaaaaacagCTGTGTTTATGGAAATTGTAAGAATATCGATCGTTTCAATTAACAATCAAATTAAGTTCGTTTATACTTCAATTTGTTATTTCTTCATTTGGTAGACTATGTATATCAGAAAATGACTTCATCTCGAACAGAAAATCGAATTCTTGAAAAATATCTGAAATTGGTAGGTTATCAAGACACAGTTTATTGTTTTCTGCATGGAGTTGTAGGTCAATAAGTGTGGCGCTAAATTGTGATTCATACATAAAACAGTAAGAAAGAGGTGGCTGCATTAGCTCTGCTCTTGAATCCCGAAAAAAAGCAGAAAAAATGGTTGAACTCGATGATAACCCACATGTTTCTTGCATAGTTACTTGGCTGATTTGCTATATTGGTGGCATCGTTTTTATTCTCTGCCTCGTGATGTTTGTTTTGAAACCTGTTTCCTGATCTGGTTATAGGTGGCTCTGCTCTGAAGAAACAGATGTTAGACGACAGAAAATTCCCCAAAATGCACCTCGATTTGCAACGTCTCTTGCAGGTGCGTACAGGTTTAAGTTCAATACCCTGATCCCCTCGAAAGTCTTCCTTAGAATAACTTTGACTTTCTGAATTGGTATAGCTCTGTGGCTGATTCATTAGGCAGGTTACCATTTCATGGTTGTCTAGAGAAGAATTTTCCTTCCATTTACCAGCATAAAAACAAAAGCTACGTGGGACGATAGCCGATAGACTAATTTGTAAACATCTTGTTCTATATTGCAGGTGATTGCACATGGTGAGCAAGTCTTCCCTCGTGTTAAAGAGAAGTGTTCGTTTAAAGACTGGTTCACCAGTGAAGATATCAATGCTTTGGAAGAATTGATTGGACGGATACGCAGACTAAAGGAGAATGTTGGGTTTATAGCCAACCGTGTCACAGCAATTCAAGCCGGCCTAGACAGTTGGCAGTCCGAGCAAATAAATAGAAAACTATATTATCTCTCATTCCTCTCCATCATATTTCTACCATTATCAACAATTACCGGAGGTCAGATGCCTCCCTTCTCACCTTTTCCTTATTCAAACTTTGAATCTTTATTTTCCTCACATGGATTGTAAAAAATCAAGTCTTTATCTGTCACACTGATATTTCCATCTCATAAACTCATAcaaattttttgataaattgACAAATGCTTTCTTGTGACCACAGTTTTCGGGATGAATGTGGGAGGTGTTCCTTGGACTGGACAAAAGGATCCGGATTTAAGCGATGGTTTTCTCAGCGTGATGTTGATATGCATTGCGATGGTTGGAATTGTTCTCCTATGCTTCCTTTTCCCGAGTCTTTACAGTCATGTCATGGCATGGCGAAGAAGACAAGTTTTGAGAAGAAGTTGGTCCATCAACCATAAATCCTTCGTCAAGAGAACCATCGCAAATGAAGAAAGAAACGGCACAGGAGGCTACCTTCCGCTTTAAGCTGTGAATACATTTGTTCTTTCCGAGTCATCCGCCGAGGCCTTTGGAGCTGTTTCATTATCATCGATGGTTGATCTTCTGCTGACTTTAATTTGTCTGATGCTTCTGAAGTTCCAGTATTCTTGCATTATTTGTGAAAAGCTGGAAACTGGAGACTGGAGTGAGCTGTGTACATACATTTTTCTTCTTATTATAAGCTGATAAATCGATAACTTTAACATGGTTTCCACTGATGGCAGTTACTATATCTAGCTTGCTGCTTGATATGCAATTTTTTGGGGATAATTTTATATTTGGTGTTGTATCATATTTAATCGATTAGATATGTTTGCAAGCGAAATGGGATAATTCGATGCTATGTCAGTTTTTTATTGGTCACTTTTATGGGACCCATGTGTGGGTCTCACATTAGTGGCCAATAATAAACTGACACGCCACCCTGAGGATAGCATTGACATATCCAGCGAAATGATTATTTTCAACTTAGCCgcatatattttcttttttttggtTTCATTCTCAAGTGTTTGCACTTTTGAAGTCTCTTTTTTGTAGTGTTAACATATCGTTGAGTCATTTTTAATTAACACAGTGGCACTGAGCCCATACTGCAGAGTGCGGTCTATGTTACGGTTTTGTTCATGCCGCCTGCAGGGTACTACCCTGCGGGCGACGTGTAACTcaatgattggttaaaattaaTGGGTCTCATGTGGGGTCCactaattttaaccaatcaaaATTCACCATGCCACCCACAGGGCATTACCCTGTGGGTGGCATACTGAATACTGAACCAACTGCTatatttttgataaataaaattaaatcaaatatagtttttttaagggtaaaaaattaaatattgtttTCCCTCTACTTGTGTCAAAAACCAATTCCCTTTATGTCTTATTGTTCTTGATTAATCAAGGGAacttttttaaaacaatttttgGGTCCGATTTCATCtttaccaaaaaaataaaaagtaaagattaattattatttttgaaattatttaactaATTCATCATTTTTAGAACTTCGCCCGTTTGAGTAAGtactttaaaaacatttttttttagaattattatacgttaaaaaaaaacttaaaagtatgtgtttggacaagATTTTTGCAAAacgtttttgaaaaatattttttttaaagatatcAAGGCTCCGTTTAGACATGtaattataaaatgtttttataatttttttaaaaatgttttaaaaattattttaagaataaatatatgtttgaacaactattatattaaaaaaacattttaacattttaaaagTAATGTTATTCATTTTTGTCTTTTATAGTTTCattctaaaaacatctaaaaacacTTCTCAAGTGTTCTTTACATACTATACTTAGAGAACATTTTTacattttacaaaaattttatccaaacacatactttaaattttttttacttataaaacactaaaaacgtttttaaagtACATGTCCAAACGGAACctaatttttctttaaaaatgacacttgaataatatattttgaaaactattttttaaaagtgttttcaagtaacattttaaaaaagcatttgatatttgttttatgatatttttagaattcataacaataataaaaacaaaacatattaattttaaacataaaaacttttttatagaatagttgttCAACAACtataaacaattttaaaagTATTTATTCAAACGAAACATCGTAGAAGAAACCAAcaaattatttgtttaaaaaagaagaagaaaaaagtaacaaatatttaaatttaaaaataataaacacactaaaataagaagaaatgtaaataaaAAAGAGAAATACCTTGGGCAGTACTCCACTACTTCTCATTATGTGTAGAACATTCTATGAGCGTAAATGTGTAATTGAGCTCCATTTTCTTTcactatatattttttaattgcaTTCCCTCTCGGCCTTATTTCTCGACCTCTCTTTCcaaaaaccctaaaccctagcACCGCTGCTCCACAAAAGCGGAAGATTTTGTGAAAAGCTCCTTTGCTCCTCGCAGTCGATGGCCACCGCCGTGCTTCTCAGATCTCTCCGTCGCCGAGATTTCACTTCAGCTCCGGTTTCTGCTTTCAGAACAGTATGCTTATTTTTCTATGACTTGCTTTCTGAGTCTGTTATTATTCTTTGATATGATTATGTGTGATTTATTCTTGATACGTGTTTATTTAGGTAGTTTGTCAGATTGATTTAGTATTAcggtttgtttgattttgagtcCTTGTGCTGTGTGAACTTGGTGTATGTTTTGATGTCTTCGGATCATTTCGATTCTGAATTGGGCATCTTTGAAGCTGGGTagatatttttctttctttctgtcCTTCGTCTTCTGTGTTTTGTATTGGTCTTTGACCAGTAGAAGCATCTCTATGTTCTTTCTGTTCATTTCAAGCTCTAAACTTTTGAATCTTCTTCTGTGTTGGTTATTTCCTCAACTTTTGCGTGGTCCTAATTTTTCGGGAGTACTTTTTATTTTGGGTGTTAGATAACTTACCTAAGCTTTTGAAAGAGCGCCGTTATGCATTAGAACAAAACTGGATATGTTGGATTTCAGTT
Proteins encoded:
- the LOC140880500 gene encoding uncharacterized protein encodes the protein MALHRVHSEGEDLDREPLTTTNFRGVHLHSSRNPGAVRPKASIFDGDGNYYNKEWDLLEGRGKEFCWYHVELPKGNQKLSQSAQYLIDLLCPPLKLQDILSLVSNGPFCGHVDGALVFRVNSPGPASSRFTFRIAARVTENSVITVSLGRVPRLGFSPANKSLLSEIPIVEGSNYGGSEAKDSGRMVIKEHVLDFLLTMNHSEGADNPVPKSISNLVVHIIDTHVDHLQDVVIKLELDLDSVELEMDKGGSALKKQMLDDRKFPKMHLDLQRLLQVIAHGEQVFPRVKEKCSFKDWFTSEDINALEELIGRIRRLKENVGFIANRVTAIQAGLDSWQSEQINRKLYYLSFLSIIFLPLSTITGVFGMNVGGVPWTGQKDPDLSDGFLSVMLICIAMVGIVLLCFLFPSLYSHVMAWRRRQVLRRSWSINHKSFVKRTIANEERNGTGGYLPL